In one Solanum lycopersicum chromosome 11, SLM_r2.1 genomic region, the following are encoded:
- the LOC138339451 gene encoding uncharacterized protein, which yields MRYHLQDYRGSEREPKNGKDLFNYRHASLRNVIERTFGAWKSRFRILRQGMNNYECEMQVKIVIVCAVLHNFLREHQSSDGIFNEYENDDMVVDESDELLAQGNNIASSSRSSDSEMQAHREEIVHKMWEDYIKLPNLY from the coding sequence ATGCGCTATCATTTGCAGGACTACCGAGGAAGTGAAAGAGAGCCTAAGAATGGAAAAGATCTATTTAACTATAGACATGCTTCTCTGCGCAATGTAATTGAAAGAACTTTTGGTGCGTGGAAAAGTAGATTCAGAATACTAAGACAAGGCATGAACAACTATGAATGTGAAATGCAAGTGAAAATAGTAATTGTTTGCGCtgtattgcataattttttacgtgaacaccaaagtagtgatggaatattcaatgaatatgaaaatgatgatatggttgttgatgaaagtGACGAACTATTGGCTCAGGGTAATAACATCGCTTCATCTTCTCGATCATCTGATTCGGAAATGCAAGCTCATCGAGAAGAGATTGTTCATAAAATGTGGGAAGATTATATTAAGCTCCcgaatttatattag